A genomic stretch from Bosea sp. F3-2 includes:
- a CDS encoding DUF3419 family protein, whose amino-acid sequence MTSSGLGLAVRRSKTLSKAGMLEWLFARAFSGLVYPQIWEDPVVDMAALQLKADDHVVAIASGSCNILSYLTAAPIRVSAVDLNGAHIALGRLKLAALAKMEKQEDFLRFFGRANARDNVGVYDREIAPHLDAVSRGYWEGRGLNGRRRINLFAKGFYRYGLLGRFIGTGHVLARALGGNPRAMLAARALAEQRALYEQHLAPVFERKLVRWLVRQPASLYGLGIPPAQYKALAADGEDGILGALKLRLERLACDFDLKDNYFAQQAFGRRYGEGADAAFPPYLQPQHFAAVKERAPGVSYRQSAVTAFLEDQPAESCDAYVLLDAQDWMNDADLTALWSQITRTARPGARVIFRTAADERLLPGRIPAAILDQWHYEEERSRDLCRQDRAAIYGGFHLYVLKGQAR is encoded by the coding sequence ATGACGAGTTCGGGCCTGGGACTGGCCGTCCGGCGCAGCAAGACGCTGTCGAAGGCGGGCATGCTGGAGTGGCTCTTCGCCCGCGCCTTCTCTGGCCTGGTCTATCCGCAGATCTGGGAAGATCCGGTCGTCGACATGGCGGCGCTGCAGCTCAAGGCCGACGACCATGTCGTGGCGATCGCCTCCGGCTCCTGCAACATCCTCTCCTATCTGACGGCCGCGCCGATCCGCGTCAGCGCCGTCGATCTCAACGGCGCGCATATCGCGCTCGGCCGGCTGAAGCTCGCGGCTCTGGCGAAGATGGAAAAGCAGGAGGATTTCCTGCGCTTCTTCGGCCGGGCGAATGCGCGCGACAATGTCGGCGTCTACGACCGTGAAATCGCGCCGCATCTCGATGCCGTTTCGCGCGGCTATTGGGAGGGGCGAGGCCTCAATGGGCGCCGCCGGATCAACCTCTTCGCCAAGGGCTTCTATCGCTACGGCCTGCTCGGCCGCTTCATCGGCACCGGCCATGTGCTGGCGCGGGCGCTGGGCGGCAATCCGCGCGCGATGCTGGCGGCGCGCGCCCTTGCCGAGCAGCGGGCGCTCTATGAGCAGCATCTCGCGCCGGTCTTCGAGCGCAAGCTGGTGCGCTGGCTCGTGCGCCAGCCGGCCTCGCTCTATGGGCTCGGCATCCCGCCGGCGCAGTACAAGGCGCTGGCCGCCGATGGCGAGGACGGCATTCTCGGCGCGCTGAAGCTGAGGCTCGAGCGTCTGGCCTGCGATTTCGACCTGAAGGATAATTACTTCGCCCAGCAGGCCTTCGGCCGGCGCTATGGCGAAGGGGCGGATGCGGCCTTCCCGCCCTATCTGCAGCCGCAGCATTTCGCGGCGGTGAAGGAGCGGGCGCCGGGCGTCTCCTATCGCCAGAGCGCGGTCACGGCATTCCTGGAAGACCAGCCGGCCGAGAGCTGTGACGCCTATGTGCTGCTCGATGCGCAGGACTGGATGAACGACGCTGATCTTACGGCGCTATGGTCGCAGATCACGCGCACGGCCCGGCCGGGCGCGCGGGTGATCTTCCGCACAGCGGCCGACGAGCGTCTGCTGCCCGGCCGGATACCCGCTGCGATCCTCGACCAGTGGCATTATGAGGAAGAGCGCAGCCGCGATCTCTGCCGGCAGGATCGCGCGGCGATCTATGGCGGCTTCCACCTCTATGTGCTGAAGGGGCAGGCCCGGTGA